Proteins from a genomic interval of Aquabacterium sp. J223:
- the polA gene encoding DNA polymerase I yields the protein MSATTADLSLSDTAVAEAAGADLLLLVDGSSYLYRAYHALPDLRGPGGVPTGALHGMVAMLKKLREQYPASHAVCVFDAKGKTFRDDWYADYKAHRAPMPEPLAEQIGPIHEVVKLLGWPVLEVPGVEADDVIGTLACQGEKAGLKVVVSTGDKDLAQLVTPKVTLINTMSGEVLDEAAVLAKFGVPPNRIVDYLSLIGDAVDNVPGVDKVGPKTAAKWIAEHGSLDGVIAAAAGIKGVAGDNLRRALDWLPQGRRLVTVVCDCDLAAHVAGWPSLDELAFKPVDADGLLAFYTRFGFTTWKRELEAARSAAADAPPPPAVDVKREYETVLTMDALDRWTHRLRAAPLAALDTETDSLDPLRARIVGISFSVTPGEAAYVPLKHDYADAPAQLDMATVLDKLRPWLEDPAAPKLGQHIKYDVHVLKRHGIDVQGYVHDTLLQSYVLEAHKPHSLDSLAQRHLGRKGLSYEDVCGKGVNQIPFSQVTVERATEYSGEDSEMALQVHLALWPRLEAQPRLREVYERIELPTSRVLQRVEANGVLIDRDRLAQQSRELAERMVELERQAYELAGQPFNLGSPKQICEILFTKAGLPVIKKTASGAPSTDEEVLEKLAQDHPLPARLLEHRGLAKLKGTYTDKLPLMVNPETGRVHTTYAQAVAVTGRLSSNEPNLQNIPIRTPEGRRVREAFVAPPGHVIASADYSQIELRIMAHISGDEALQRAFSERLDVHRATAAEVFGLPPDQVSSEQRRYAKTINFGLIYGMSAFGLAAALGIERSAATAYIERYFQRYPGVKRYMDETKAQAQAQGYVETLFGRRIELPEIRGGSGPRRAAAERQAINAPMQGTAADIVKLAMIAVQDALDAAKLRTKMILQVHDELVFEAPEDELPWLQAEVPKLMAGVAQLAVPLDAELGFGGNWDEAH from the coding sequence ATGAGCGCCACGACCGCCGACCTTTCCCTGTCCGACACCGCGGTGGCCGAGGCGGCCGGCGCCGACCTGCTGCTGCTGGTCGACGGCTCCAGCTATCTGTACCGCGCCTACCACGCGCTGCCCGACCTGCGCGGCCCCGGCGGCGTGCCCACCGGCGCGCTGCACGGCATGGTCGCGATGCTGAAGAAGCTGCGCGAGCAGTACCCCGCCAGCCATGCGGTGTGCGTCTTCGACGCCAAGGGCAAGACCTTCCGCGACGACTGGTACGCCGACTACAAGGCCCACCGCGCGCCGATGCCCGAGCCGCTGGCCGAGCAGATCGGCCCCATCCACGAGGTGGTGAAGCTGCTCGGCTGGCCGGTGCTGGAGGTGCCCGGCGTCGAGGCCGACGACGTCATCGGCACGCTGGCCTGCCAGGGCGAGAAGGCGGGGCTGAAGGTGGTGGTGTCCACCGGCGACAAGGACCTGGCGCAGCTGGTCACGCCCAAGGTGACGCTGATCAACACCATGAGCGGCGAGGTGCTGGACGAGGCGGCGGTGCTGGCCAAGTTCGGCGTGCCCCCCAACCGCATCGTCGACTACCTCAGCCTCATCGGCGACGCGGTGGACAACGTGCCCGGCGTGGACAAGGTGGGGCCGAAGACCGCCGCCAAGTGGATCGCCGAGCACGGCTCGCTCGACGGCGTCATCGCCGCGGCCGCCGGCATCAAGGGCGTGGCCGGCGACAACCTGCGCCGCGCGCTGGACTGGCTGCCGCAGGGCCGCCGGCTGGTGACGGTGGTGTGCGACTGCGACCTCGCCGCGCACGTCGCCGGCTGGCCGTCGCTGGACGAACTGGCCTTCAAGCCGGTGGACGCCGACGGTCTGCTGGCCTTCTACACCCGCTTCGGCTTCACCACCTGGAAGCGGGAGCTGGAGGCCGCGCGCAGCGCCGCCGCCGACGCACCGCCGCCGCCGGCGGTGGACGTGAAACGCGAGTACGAGACCGTGCTCACGATGGACGCGCTCGACCGCTGGACCCACCGCCTGCGCGCCGCGCCGCTGGCGGCGCTGGACACCGAGACCGATTCGCTGGACCCATTGCGCGCGCGCATCGTCGGCATCTCCTTCTCGGTCACGCCGGGCGAGGCGGCGTACGTGCCGCTGAAGCACGACTATGCCGACGCACCGGCGCAGCTCGACATGGCCACGGTGCTGGACAAGCTCAGGCCCTGGCTGGAAGACCCGGCCGCGCCCAAGCTCGGCCAGCACATCAAGTACGACGTGCACGTGCTGAAGCGCCATGGCATCGACGTCCAGGGTTATGTGCACGACACCCTGCTGCAGAGCTACGTGCTGGAGGCGCACAAGCCGCACAGCCTGGACAGCCTCGCCCAGCGCCACCTCGGCCGCAAGGGGCTGAGCTACGAGGACGTCTGCGGCAAGGGCGTCAACCAGATCCCGTTCTCGCAGGTGACGGTGGAACGCGCCACCGAGTACAGCGGCGAGGACAGCGAGATGGCGCTGCAGGTGCACCTGGCGCTGTGGCCGCGGCTGGAGGCCCAGCCCCGGCTGCGCGAGGTGTACGAGCGCATCGAGCTGCCGACCTCGCGCGTCCTGCAGCGCGTCGAGGCCAATGGCGTGTTGATCGACCGCGACCGGCTGGCGCAGCAGAGCCGCGAACTGGCCGAGCGCATGGTCGAGCTGGAACGCCAGGCGTACGAGCTGGCCGGCCAGCCCTTCAACCTCGGCAGCCCGAAGCAGATCTGCGAGATCCTGTTCACCAAGGCCGGCCTGCCGGTGATCAAGAAGACCGCCAGCGGCGCGCCGTCCACCGACGAGGAGGTGCTGGAGAAGCTGGCCCAGGACCACCCGCTGCCGGCACGGCTGCTGGAGCACCGCGGCCTGGCCAAGCTCAAGGGCACCTACACCGACAAGCTGCCGCTGATGGTGAACCCCGAGACCGGCCGCGTGCACACCACCTACGCGCAGGCGGTGGCGGTGACCGGCCGGCTGTCGAGCAACGAGCCCAACCTGCAGAACATTCCCATCCGCACGCCGGAGGGCCGCCGCGTGCGCGAGGCCTTCGTCGCGCCGCCGGGCCACGTCATCGCCAGCGCCGACTACTCGCAGATCGAGCTGCGCATCATGGCCCACATCTCCGGCGACGAGGCGCTGCAGCGGGCGTTCTCCGAACGGCTGGACGTGCACCGCGCCACCGCGGCCGAGGTGTTCGGCCTGCCGCCCGACCAGGTCAGCAGCGAGCAGCGCCGCTACGCCAAGACCATCAACTTCGGCCTCATCTACGGCATGAGCGCCTTCGGCCTGGCCGCCGCGCTGGGCATCGAGCGCAGCGCCGCCACCGCCTACATCGAGCGCTACTTCCAGCGCTACCCGGGCGTCAAGCGCTACATGGACGAGACCAAGGCGCAGGCGCAGGCGCAGGGCTACGTCGAGACCTTGTTCGGCCGCCGCATCGAGCTGCCGGAGATCCGCGGCGGCAGCGGCCCGCGCCGCGCCGCGGCCGAGCGCCAGGCCATCAACGCGCCGATGCAGGGCACCGCGGCCGACATCGTCAAGCTGGCGATGATCGCCGTGCAGGACGCGCTGGACGCGGCGAAGCTGCGCACGAAGATGATCCTGCAGGTGCACGACGAGCTGGTCTTCGAAGCGCCCGAGGACGAACTGCCCTGGCTGCAGGCCGAGGTGCCGAAGCTGATGGCCGGCGTGGCCCAGCTCGCGGTGCCGCTGGACGCCGAGCTCGGCTTCGGCGGCAACTGGGACGAAGCGCACTAG
- a CDS encoding homoserine kinase, with protein MAVFTEVSAADAAALAERLALGPVTGLQPIAAGIENTNYFLSTERGDWVLTLFERLSAEQLPFYLELMRHLAQRGIPVPEPRADGHGRILHTLCGKPAAVVDRLRGRHQLAPDLHHCQQVGAMLARMHLAGQDFPLVQPNLRGLPWWRETVPQVLPFVTDAQRALLTDELAFQASLAASPAYAALPRGPVHADLFRDNVMFDGGPDAAAELPAPAPGDAPAVGLTGRERLSGFFDFYFAGVDTWGFDLAVCLNDWCIDLDSGRLDEARATAFVAAYEGVRPLHGDERRLMPALLRAAAFRFWLSRLWDLHLPREASMLKAHDPVHFERVLDARRREPWHPAPVDEADA; from the coding sequence ATGGCCGTCTTCACCGAGGTCTCCGCGGCCGATGCCGCGGCCCTGGCCGAACGCCTGGCCCTGGGGCCGGTGACGGGGCTGCAGCCCATCGCCGCCGGCATCGAGAACACCAACTACTTCCTCAGCACCGAACGCGGCGACTGGGTGCTGACGCTGTTCGAGCGCCTGTCCGCCGAGCAGCTGCCCTTCTACCTGGAGCTGATGCGCCACCTGGCGCAGCGCGGCATCCCGGTGCCCGAGCCGCGCGCCGACGGCCACGGCCGCATCCTGCACACGCTGTGCGGCAAGCCGGCCGCGGTGGTCGACCGCTTGCGCGGCCGCCACCAGCTGGCGCCCGACCTGCACCACTGCCAGCAGGTGGGCGCCATGCTGGCGCGCATGCACCTGGCCGGGCAGGACTTCCCGCTGGTGCAGCCCAACCTGCGCGGCCTGCCCTGGTGGCGCGAGACCGTGCCGCAGGTGCTGCCCTTCGTCACCGACGCGCAGCGCGCCCTGCTGACCGACGAGCTGGCCTTCCAGGCGTCGCTGGCGGCGTCGCCCGCCTACGCCGCCCTGCCGCGCGGGCCGGTGCACGCCGACCTGTTCCGCGACAACGTGATGTTCGACGGCGGCCCCGACGCCGCCGCCGAACTGCCCGCCCCGGCGCCCGGCGACGCGCCCGCCGTCGGCCTGACCGGCCGCGAGCGGCTGTCCGGCTTCTTCGACTTCTACTTCGCCGGTGTCGACACCTGGGGCTTCGACCTGGCGGTGTGCCTGAACGACTGGTGCATCGACCTGGACAGCGGCCGGCTCGACGAGGCCCGCGCCACCGCCTTCGTCGCCGCCTACGAGGGCGTGCGCCCGCTGCACGGCGACGAGCGGCGGCTGATGCCGGCGCTGCTGCGCGCGGCGGCCTTCCGCTTCTGGCTGTCGCGGCTGTGGGACCTGCACCTGCCGCGCGAGGCCTCGATGCTCAAGGCCCACGACCCGGTGCACTTCGAACGCGTGCTCGACGCGCGCCGCCGCGAACCCTGGCACCCGGCACCCGTCGACGAGGCCGACGCCTGA
- a CDS encoding BPSS1780 family membrane protein, translated as MGLQLKRVAPAQGVQWVRMGLRTFGRRAVAFTGFLSLFLLAALVLLMLSWPGLALTLAALPLLSLGYMNATRAALKGERPTLSHFTAPLKAPGPRRATLLKLCALYGLAMLAVLVVSEWVDGGRLDRVRELMTSDSAQPQDLEALLDDGRLIAAVWLRLGLTALLSIPFWHAPPLVAWGGQGVAQSLFSSTLACWRNKGAFTLYALAGLGLVMAAAVASSILFSLLGLTVVLGPVAVAASLLFSAAFYVSLYFSFVDCFGAGEPAAQD; from the coding sequence ATGGGGCTTCAGCTCAAGCGCGTGGCGCCCGCCCAGGGGGTGCAGTGGGTGCGGATGGGCCTGCGCACCTTCGGCCGCCGCGCCGTCGCCTTCACCGGCTTCCTGTCGCTGTTCCTGCTGGCGGCGCTGGTGCTGCTGATGCTGTCGTGGCCCGGCCTGGCGCTGACGCTGGCCGCGCTGCCGCTGCTGTCGCTGGGCTACATGAACGCCACCCGCGCGGCGCTGAAGGGCGAGCGGCCGACGCTGTCGCACTTCACCGCGCCGCTGAAGGCGCCCGGCCCGCGGCGCGCCACGCTGCTCAAGCTGTGCGCGCTGTACGGCCTCGCCATGCTGGCCGTGCTGGTCGTCAGCGAATGGGTCGATGGCGGCCGTCTCGACCGGGTGCGCGAGCTGATGACCAGCGACAGCGCCCAGCCGCAGGACCTGGAGGCGCTGCTCGACGACGGACGGCTCATCGCGGCGGTGTGGCTGCGCCTGGGGCTGACGGCGCTGCTGTCGATCCCGTTCTGGCATGCGCCGCCGCTGGTGGCCTGGGGCGGCCAGGGGGTGGCCCAGTCGCTGTTCTCGAGCACGCTGGCCTGCTGGCGCAACAAGGGCGCGTTCACGCTGTACGCGCTGGCCGGGCTGGGCCTGGTGATGGCGGCGGCGGTGGCCTCCAGCATCCTGTTCTCGCTGCTCGGGCTGACGGTGGTGCTGGGGCCGGTGGCGGTGGCGGCCAGCCTGCTGTTCTCGGCGGCGTTCTACGTCTCGCTGTACTTCAGCTTCGTCGACTGCTTCGGTGCCGGTGAGCCGGCCGCGCAGGACTGA
- a CDS encoding HipA family kinase encodes MPLRTVTVTRYVTPLREGGSLPAVVEADDDGLYVLKFRGAGQGASALVAELIGGELARALGLPVPELVFAQLDADIARTEPDPEIQELIRASGGLNLALDYLPGSLNFDPLAMQPDAALASSVVWFDAFISNLDRTARNTNLLVWHRGLWLIDHGAALYFHHQWDGDDARADQPFALIADHVLLPFATQLAAVDDALAERLSDERLQAVLAEVPADWLGETAHAAEARRTDYLRYLRRRLRSPRAFVQEALRAHAAQVGR; translated from the coding sequence ATGCCGCTTCGCACCGTCACCGTCACCCGCTACGTCACCCCGCTGCGCGAGGGCGGTTCGCTGCCCGCGGTGGTGGAGGCCGACGACGACGGCCTGTACGTGCTCAAGTTCCGCGGCGCCGGGCAGGGGGCCAGCGCGCTGGTGGCCGAGCTGATCGGCGGCGAGCTCGCCCGCGCGCTCGGCCTGCCGGTGCCGGAGCTGGTCTTCGCGCAGCTCGACGCCGACATCGCCCGCACCGAGCCCGATCCCGAGATCCAGGAGCTCATCCGTGCCAGCGGCGGCCTGAACCTGGCGCTCGACTACCTGCCGGGTTCGCTCAACTTCGACCCGCTGGCAATGCAGCCCGACGCCGCGCTGGCCTCGTCGGTGGTCTGGTTCGACGCCTTCATCAGCAACCTCGACCGCACGGCGCGCAACACCAACCTGCTGGTCTGGCACCGCGGCCTCTGGCTCATCGACCACGGCGCGGCGCTGTACTTCCACCACCAGTGGGACGGCGACGACGCACGCGCCGACCAGCCCTTCGCGCTCATCGCCGACCATGTGCTGCTGCCCTTCGCCACCCAGCTCGCCGCAGTGGATGACGCGCTGGCCGAGCGCCTGAGCGACGAGCGCCTGCAGGCCGTGCTCGCCGAGGTGCCCGCCGACTGGCTGGGCGAGACGGCGCACGCGGCGGAGGCCCGGCGCACGGACTACCTGCGCTACTTGCGCCGTCGGCTGCGGTCGCCCCGGGCCTTCGTGCAGGAAGCGCTGCGGGCCCACGCGGCCCAGGTGGGGCGGTGA
- a CDS encoding SUMF1/EgtB/PvdO family nonheme iron enzyme — MPRATSRNGGPAGLLVQQAGRLLQLSPRGAACHVSAHEADAWCRWAGRRLPTGAEWEAAALAFGGRGFAFGDVWEWTLGTAGPYPGHRPSAAPVLGALPGERERALRGGSAQTVPRQRHPRVRAFALPSHDGMFSGFRSCAL, encoded by the coding sequence GTGCCCCGCGCCACGTCGCGCAATGGGGGGCCGGCGGGGCTGCTGGTGCAGCAGGCCGGTCGGCTGCTGCAGCTGTCGCCGCGAGGCGCCGCCTGCCATGTCAGCGCGCACGAGGCCGACGCCTGGTGCCGCTGGGCCGGCCGCCGCCTGCCCACCGGGGCCGAATGGGAAGCGGCCGCGCTGGCGTTCGGCGGGCGCGGCTTCGCCTTCGGCGACGTCTGGGAATGGACGCTCGGCACCGCCGGTCCCTACCCGGGGCATCGCCCGTCCGCCGCGCCGGTGCTGGGCGCGCTGCCCGGCGAGCGCGAGCGTGCCCTGCGCGGCGGCAGCGCGCAGACCGTGCCGCGGCAGCGCCATCCGCGTGTGCGGGCCTTCGCGCTGCCCAGCCACGACGGCATGTTCAGCGGCTTCCGCAGCTGCGCGCTGTAG